The genomic segment GTTTTTCTTCTGAGCTATTTTTTCTTGGGCCAGATAAGCGGCGCCTAATGCTCCCATAACTGCGAAATGATTGGGTACAATTACTTTTTGACCCAGCTCTCTTTCAAAGGCCTGCCGGATTCCTGGATTAGCTGCGACTCCTCCTTGAAAAAGAATAGGGCCAAGTATTTCTTTGTTTTTGCCTACGTTATTTAAATAATTGCGGACCATCGCTTGACACAACCCTGCGAGAATATCGGGTAAAGGGTGTCCTAATTGCTGTTTATGGATCATATCTGATTCAGCAAAAACAGAGCATCGCCCGGCTATTCTAACCGGGTGTTCTGCTCGTATCGCGATCGGACCAAAGTCTTCAATGGGAATCCCTAACCGAGCTGCTTGTTGATCCAAAAAAGAGCCTGTCCCAGCGGCACAAACTGTATTCATCGCAAAATCAACCACAATGCCATCACGCAAAATAATTATCTTAGAATCCTGACCGCCGATTTCCAGGATCGTTTTAACCTCAGGATATTCACGCGAGGCAGCTACAGCATGAGCCGTGATTTCATTTTTTACAACATCTGCACCCAATAAAGTTGCAGCAAGTTGGCGTGCACTTCCTGTCGTCCCAACTCCAATAATTTGAGCAGAATTTCCTATTTTTTCTCGTAACGTCTTTAGGCCTTCTTGAATGGTTTGCATGGGGCGTCCCTGAGTCCTTAAATACATTGCTTCAGCCACTACATTATCTTCCCCTAGTAGCACAATATTTGTGCTAACAGACCCTACATCTACTCCTAAGAAATACTTATGAGTGTGCACTAATCAGCCCTCCTCGATTTGCTTCTTTATGACGAGATCGCTCAAGCAGATCGACAAAGGCCTCGAGTCGGGTCTGAATCCCTGCCTGTCCAGTATGCTCATCAAACGTTAGGGTCATGATGGGTAGGTTATAGTCTTCTTGAATCCGCGGAAGAATGCTTGAGGCCACAATTTCTGGCATACAGCCTAGAGGTAAAATTTGAATAATTCCATCATATCCCTGACGTGCAAAATGAACTGCTGAGCCTACAGTTTCAATTCCGTGCCCCCCCACGAAATGATTCAGATAAGGTTTAGCTAGACGATAATAAGGTTTCAAAGGCCGATATCCCTGCGCCAAACCTTGAAAGACATGTTGCCCAACCCAGCCAGAAAGATAGATCGAGCGATCTACATAGGTTCCTAGGTTTCCTAACTCTTTCTCCACTTCACAGGAGGTAAACGGTTCTAAAAGAGTATAGATCTCTCCAATAATGCCAATATTCAAGGGTTTAATTGTCAAACCCTCTGGATGTTCGGCGTGTTTTTCCTTGATCCTAGCTTGGAGCCATCGGACTACCCCTTGAAGACCTTCATCCGTCATCGCCAACACAAGCCTTCTCTTGGCTTCCTCATAAAGCGCGTCGGCTTCATGCGGATTTTGAGCACGCGGACGAAACCCATGAATGAGAATCTCAATCCGATCCATAGCAACTGATTTACGATAGGCAAACTGGACTGCGCGTATTATCTTAGCCCATGAGTTTTTCTCTCCTGCAAGATATCTAATCCGCCCTGCTAAGCCCAACAATCGCCCTTCAGGCGGTTCAAGTTGAATGAATTCATAATTAAACCCAGCATCCTTAAGAATCATTCGCTCGCTTTCGCCATAATATCCGAATCGACAAGGGCCTCTTCCTGCAGTAATCGCAACCGTATCTGCACCTAATTCCGCTGCTTCTACATAGTTTCCAAGATTGAGTTTAAGAGGTAAACAGGCCGATTCCGGCGCAAGCTTTGTCCCAATATTTAATGTTTGTTTACTATTAAATGGTGCAACAACAAATTCCACTTCCAAAGACTCAAATAGAGCTTGAATGATAATCCAGGCATTCCCCATGTGTGGGAAGGTGACCTTCATGTCTATTTCTCCTCTCTAGCATGTCAAGGAAAGCCTCTAAGCGGGTAATTAGGCCCGCTTCACCTGTATGTTCGTCCAGCGTAACCACAAGATAAGGCTTTTGCTCCGCTCTTGCTCGTCGTGCAAGGAGATCGTTCGTTACCGAATCCGTCCCACAACCAAAACACGAAAGATAAATGATCCCATCGACTTCTGGATCTTCAAGATAAGACTCCCCTGCTCCATAAATTTTCTGCGCATGGCTCCAGAAGATACTTTTTCTAAGAAGTTTCTGTTTTGCTTGAGTTACCGCTAACGGAACATTTTCAACCACCCTGAGATTTGCTTTCTCCGCTAACTTTGAAAGAAGATCAAGATTGGCATACGTTTCATAGGTTAAATAGCTATGCCCCAGGAGCGCAATTGTAGGGCGATGTTCTTCCTCCGCTGCCTCTCCCGAATTATTTTGCATTTCCGGCCATTTTTGATTTCTATTGGGCCCTAAAGGAGGATCAGCTGTCAAACCCAAATTATTGAGTTTTTCTGACTCCGCTATATTTTCGAAACATTCCATGCTTTCCTCAAAACTCCAACCCTGCCTGCGCATTTCATGATAGGTCTGAAGCCAACGTTCTCCTTCAGCAAAAGCGTGCTGAATTTGGTGTTTACTTTTCCCTAAACATTTTCCCCATTGAATCAAGTTCTTGAGGACACTATGTACTCCAGCCTGCCGATTGATATCCACGCTGAGTACCTCAAGGCCTGCTGGGATTACCCCAAGAACGCTTTCGGGAAGTCCCAGTACCTTAGGACAAAGATATGTGTTTTTTTCCATACTGACTAAGCGTGGCAGAAAAACGGCATCTACATCACTCAGCGCATTAAGATGACCCACAAGTATTTTAATCGGAAGGCACGTTTCCGCTGGAGCTTTTTTTAAGCCGATTTCCATTATGTCCCGATTGGTCTGTGGCGTACTCACAAGTTCAATATCTAATTCTCGTAAAAATCCTGCCCAAAACGGATAATAATCATAATAGGTTAACGCACGGGGATAACCTAATTTCAAGCGTATGAACCTCCCTATTTTTTAGTTTTTTGGGGTTGTCGCGATTCATCTTGCGGCTTCAGAATACTTGGTCTTGTATTCTGAAGCGTCACCGGTGAACGGAAAAGAGCCTTTCCTACAGCCTTACCATCAAAAGGGATAACTGGCCATAGATAAGGAACGCCAAAGGATTTTGTCCGCAATAGCAAAATGAACACAGCAATAATTCCTATTCCAAAGCCAATAAAATTTCCGATAAAAGTCATGATCACTAAAAAAAGCCGAGCCAAGCGATTCGCCTGAGCGAGTTCATAACTAGGGGTCGCAAAGGTACCCACCGAAACAATCGCGATATACATGACAATTTCGGGTGTAAATAAGCCCACTTTAATCGCGATGTCCCCCAACATAAACGTGGCCACTAAACCTAAGGCTGTGGATAATGGAGAAGGGGTATGAATCGCAGCCATTCTCATCAAATCCACACCGAATTCAGCGATGAGAATCTGAGGAAGAAGACCCACCTTACCCGGTTGCGAAACTCCAATCCACTTGAGCCATTCCGGCAATACATCTGGATTTAAAGCTCCTGCTAACCATAAGGGCAGTAAAAAAACGGACACGAAAATTCCAATATACCGCACAAAACGCAAGTAAGCACCAACGATAGGTTCTTGCCTATACTCTTCAGCATGTTGCAGATGGTGCCAATAAGTAACCGGGGCAATAATGACGGAGGGCGATGTATCTACGATAATAATCACATGCCCCTCTAAGAGATGAGTTGTTGCTACATCCGGTCTTTCCGTGTACCTCACCCGGGGGTAGGGATTCCAAAACTTACTCCCTAAAATAAACTCCTCCACGCTTTTTTCAGCCATGGGAATCCCGTCGACTTGAATTCCTTGCAGTTCTTCAGTTATCTTACGAACAAGTTCAAGATTCGTTACATCTTCGATATAGGCCACACAGACATCCGTTTTGGACCGTGTTCCAACTTGAACGAGCTTCATCCTTAACTTTGGATCGCGCATCCGTCTACGAATCAAGGCGGTATTAAAAACCATCGTCTCTACGAAACCATCCCTTGATCCCCTTGTAACCTTCTCAATATCTGGTTCTTGTGGGGCTCGAGCAGGGAACGTCCGAACATCTACAATGATTGCTTTTTCCTGACCTTCAACCAAAATGACCATCGGACCGGACAGTAGAAAGTAAAAAATTTTGTCCATCGTTTCGACTTCAGAGACCTGTAAGTTAACGATCCGACCTTTAACCAATTTCGATAACGCATTAACGACCAAATCTGCTCGTTCTAAATCGATGAGTGCTTCAAGGATTAGACTGACAACCTGCGTGTTCACCATACCATTGACAGAATAGATCGCGACTTTTTTCCCACCAATAGACATTTCGCGTAAAACTATGTCAAAGCTATCGGGTACACCCAGTTCTTTATTCATATAATCTACATTTTCTTGATAAGACTTGCTGACCTTAATATTTTGTTCACTCGAGTTACTTGAACTACTTGAATCACTATTACTCAACGCTTAACCTCCCTCTATCCCTTGGGATTAAAGGTAATCGATACGAGATAACCAAAAAGCACAGCGCTTGCGATCCCAATTGCTGCCGCTTCCACACCTCCTGAAAAAGCTCCCATCAAGCCTCTTTTGTCGACAGCCTCCATGGCTCCTTTGGACAGCAAGTAACCAAATCCTGAGAGAGGAACACTCGCCCCTGCTCCCGCGAATTTTACTAAGGGCCCATATACTCCTAATGCCCCTAAAATGGCTCCACCCGTAACAAAGGTCACCAAAACATGAGCTGGTGTAAAAGCGGGTTTTGTTAAGTCCATCAGGAGCTGTCCAATCACACAAATCAGCCCTCCCACAATAAAGGCCGGAATAATCTGCTCAAACATCTGTACGTCTCTCCTTTCAGGCTTCAATCACGACAGCATGTCCAACCCCTGGAATAGATTCTCCCTGTAAAGCCGAAGTCGGGCTATGCAAGGATCCACTCCCGACAAGCAACACGCGTTGGTACTGCTTCGAAATCAACTTCTGCATGATCTCACCGGCAAAAACAACCGCGGAGCAGGCACAACCGCTTCCCCCGGCATGTACATCCTGACTCGAATCGTAGATCATGACGCCACAATCGTTGAATTGGTTCGCCGTTTCCATACCACTTCGTTTCAAGACTTCCTTGGCTAGGTGTAAACCGACTTGCCCTAAGTCCCCTGAAACAATCAAATCATAATCTCCAGGTGTCCGGTTTAAATCCTTCATATGATTTAAAATGGTATCAGCTACTGCCGGCGCCATAGCCGCCCCCATATTATTGACATCCTTTTCGCCATAATCCAGAACTCGGCCGATCGTTGCAGCCGTAATTCGCGGACCTGTCCCGGATTGAGAAAGCACAACACTCCCCGCCCCTGTAACTGTCCATTGAGCGCTCATTGCGCGTTGACTTCCTTGTTCTGTAGGTGAACGGTATTGCCGTTCAGCAGTATCATGATGACTGGAAACGCCAACTAGAACATTGCGAGCAAACTGCCCGTCGATTAACATACTTCCCACAGCCATGCTTAAGGCCATTGTCGAACATGCCCCATAAATTCCGATAAACGGAAAACCCATCGTACGTGCCGCGAAGTTAGCGGAAATAATCTGATTAAGCAAATCCCCAGCCAACATGTAATCCAGTTCTTCAGTCTTGACTTTAGACTGCTTAACCGCTCCTTGCAGCGCCTCTTCGAGCATTTTGCTCTCGGCGACCTCCCATGATTTATTTCCATTCAGATTATCCTGCATAACTTTACTAAACGTCTTACTCAAGGGCCCTTGTCCTTCCTTCGGTCCAACCACCGAATAGGACGAAAGAATGACGGGTGGATTTGCAAAAACCACCGTTTGATTTCCAATGCGTTTAAGATTCATTCAGCTCTCATCCCCAATTCCCTTACATTAAAATCGCACTAAATAATAAATAATTCCTACGACAATTGATGTCGTAATTCCATAGACTAAAACCGGACCAGCCACAGTAAAAAGACGAGCTCCTACCCCCATAACATACCCTTCTCGTTTGAACTCTAAAGCTGGCGCGACCACCGAATTTGAAAAACCTGTGACAGGTACAATTGAACCTGCCCCAGCAAATTTACCAATTTCATCGTATATTCCAAGCCCCGTGAGCAGTGCCCCCAGCAAGATCAGAATGGCCGTAGCAGCTGCGGAAGCTTCTGTTCTCTCTAATCCTGTCAGCACAAGCAAATTGATGATCAGTTGCCCATTCGTACAGATTAGCCCTCCCACTAAAAACGCACGCAGAGAATTACGCATAACGGTAGGTTTAGGGGTCATCGACTTCGTTAAATTTTGATACTCTTGTTGGGTAATATTCACATTGGGTGGTCTTAACTTTTCTCCGGGCATAGGACAACTCTCCTCTCAAATACAAATTAAGCCTTGCAGTAAGTTACTGCTTAGTATTTAACTCGAAATATTTATTTATTCAGAAATCATAAAAAGAGAATAGAAGATTATCTTACAAGAGAAATTTTCCTTTAAATCCTAGAAGGAAAAATCTGGATAACGTCGAATTGAATTCAGGAGAACATGGATAGGGAGGAACAGGTTTGCTCATGGATAAAAAAATAGAGCGTCAGACATTGACCTTGTGTTTAGCAGGAGAGCTAGATATGAGAACTTCGGAAAATCTGCGCCAAGCCATCGATACAGAAATTGACCGTCGCGGAATACGAATCGTGATCCTGGACCTTCATGATGTTACCTTTGTCGATAGTTCTGGGTTAGGAGTGATACTCGGACGATACAAAAAACTTCTCCCACTGGGCGGAAAAATCTTAATCAAACACGTACCCCCTCATATTTATAAAATTATGGAGCTATCCGGGTTACCGAAGATCATCCCCTTTGAAAGTGAATCTTCAGATGTAGGAAGGACGGGAAATGTTCAATGAATAAAAATAGTTTAGCTCTCACCTTCTCTAGTATTGCCGAAAATGTTAGTATTGCACGCATGCTCATCGCTTCAATTGGTGCACAGCTTGATCTTTCCCTCAATGATATTGAGGAGTTAAAAGTAGTTGTCTCTGAAGCAGTCTCAAATGCCATCATTCATGGTTATCAAAATGATCCGGACAAGCTCGTCATACTTGAAATCGAATTTAATGACGAACTATTGCGAATTATTGTGCGTGATCAAGGATGTGGAATATTTGACGTAGAACAAGCGATGCAACCCGCCTATAGTTCTGATCCAGAGCGGATGGGCCTCGGCTTCGTCTTTATGCAATCTTTCATGGACGAACTAACCGTTGACTCTATTGTGGATCAAGGAACAACCGTAACTATGGTCAAGGACCTGAACAAAAATCACCCCTCCTTGCATTAGGAGGGCATTAAAATGATTCAAAGATTAACTGAAATGAATCTTCCTCGCTTTCCTCTGCTTTCAGATGAAGAAATGATGCGCCTGTTACATGAAGCTCAGGAGGGTAATGAAGAAGCCCGAGAAAAATTGGTGAATTGCAACCTCAAATTGATTTTCAACCTTGTTCAACGCTTCTCTCGCCGGGGATATGAATTAGAAGATCTCTTTCAAATTGGCACGATCGGCTTGATTAAGGCTATTGATAAATTTGATTTTAGCTATGGTGTGAAATTCTCAACCTATGCTGTTCCCATGATTATCGGCGAAATTCGACGCTTCCTTCGCGATGATCATCCGATTAAAGTCCCCCGATCTTATAAAGAACTTGTGTATAAGGTCAACCGAGCACGCGAACAACTGTCGGCCACCCTTGGTCGAGAACCTACCATTGGTGAAATTGCCGAAGAAATCGAAGTCGAACGTGAAGACATTGTTTCCGCTCTTGAAGCGGTCCAAAGTCCAACTTCAATTCATGACACGCTTTACCAGGACGACTCTGACCCAATTTATGTCTTAGATCAGCTTCCGTTGGATAAAGATCTGGAACCGAGTTGGTTTGAAAAAATCGCCCTCAATGAGGTTCTCGACAAGCTTTCCGAACGTGAAAAACACGTTATTTTAATGCGTTTCTTTGAAGATAAGACGCAAAGTGAAATTGCTGCCCAACTCCATCTCTCCCAAGTCCAAATCTCACGAATTGAGCGGGCAGCACTTCACCATATCCGAGAACTCCTACAAGTTAATCCCTCAAAACCCAAAGACTCCTTGTAGTGTCCGCGTCATTTGCTGATATAATCCTGCTTTAGCAATAGGTTTCTCGGCCACCAAGTTAACCTGGTTCAGAAGTTCATTTTCACGGTAAAGAAGGACTTCTCCCAATTTCTGTCCTTGTTGAACTGGAGCTTCTATGTCTGGGTTGAGTTTTGTCTCGACCCAGATATTTTTATCTTTACCTTTTTCAACAGTTACACCTAAGGCTTGTTCAGTTACTGCCACAACTTCACTTTCCGCTCCCTTACGGACTTGAACAACACCCTGTTTTTGAGAAGCAGGTGCAAACTCTTTATGTGCATATTTGGCAAATCCATAATTATAGATTTTCATAGATTCGGCAAAATGCCCGCGCACTTGAGGAACGCCCATAACCACGGCAATCAGACGGAGTCCGTCTCGTTCTACCGTCGAAGCCAGACAATATTTTGCTTCGTTGGTCCAACCCGTCTTAAAACCATCTGCTCCCTGGTACCACCACAGCAGCTTATTCGTATTCCACAATTTAAACTTACCATCACGTATATCATATTCTTTAATCGCGGTTAATTTTTTGACCAGCGGATATTTCAAGGCCGCTCGACCCATCAATGCTAGATCATAAGCACTCGTATAGTGTCCTTCAGCCGGTAATCCATAGGCATTCGCAAAATGCGTATTTTTACATCCCAAATCTTGAGCTTTTTTATTCATTTCATTAACAAAGGCTTCATGACTCCCACTAATATGCTCGGCAACTGCAACACACGCATCATTGGCCGAACCTACAGCTATGGAAATCAACATTTCTTCAAGGGAAAAGGATTCACCCGGCTCTAAATAAATTTGTGAACCTCCTAAACTACAAGCATTTTCACTCGCTGTCACTTTATCGGTCAGTTTGACACGCCCTGACTCAACTGCATCCGCTGCAACAAGCATAGTCATAAGCTTTGTCACACTTGCAGGGGCAAGTTCTTTGTTCGCTTCCTTCTGATATAGAATCTGCCCTGATTCCGCATCCATTAAAATTGCGCTTGCGGCCTCGGTTTGTAATTCTGCCCCTTGTGCCGGTGCAGTTGCAGGCGCCGCCTGTACAACCCCTAGATTTCCTAATACCAGCGCTAAGGCTAATATTAACGTCAATCCTTTACGCATTTTTAACCCTCCTTGAGAACTTAATTTTGTACTTTTCTTCTATTATTCCCAGAAATCAAAAAAGCACTCAATTAAGTGTTCACTTAATTGAGTGCTCAATTTTAACCCGACTACAAACCCATACGTTGACGGAAGCTTTTAACATTCGTCCGGCTCACTGGAATTTCATAACGGTCTTTCATGATTAGATTATAGGTATTATTAAACCATGGCACGATGGATTCGATTTTATCCACGTTCGCCAGATAACTCTTATGAACTCGCAAAAAAGAAGGTCCAAGCATTCCTTCCAAGTCACTCAGAGTGTAATTGGTCAAATAACTTTTTTGCTCAGTCACAACCCTCACTAACCGTTCATCAATCGTAGCATAGAGAATATCCGAGCTCGGGATCAAATAGATTTTTCCATTCTCTTCAATCTTTAGTTTGTGGGCTGTGGGATTTAAAGAATGATATATCATGTCTAATTTTCTGAGATATTCTCCAGAAGTATCTTCATAATCCTTAATCTCTTGTGAATGTGGATCGTTTTCTTGCGTAATATCGCTTTCGGACAAGGAGTGCATGATTTCGTAGCTTCTATTTAAGCGAGTGATCGTTTCGTTCAATCGTTCCACATGAATGGGCTTAAGCAAATAGTCAATCGCATTAACTGCAAAAGCCTCAACTGCATACTGATCAAAAGCTGTCACAAATACAATAACAGGATTGGTTTTCTCCACGAACAATTGACGGGCGATGTCAATTCCAGAGGCATCAGGCATTTGAATATCCAAGAAAAGCACATCCGGATTAAGTTTCCTAACCTGCTCTAAGACTTCTTCTCCGCAGGCTGCTTCACCAATCACTTCAATTCCTTCGATTTGTTTTAGCAAATAATGGAGTTCATCTCGCGCTGGACGTTCATCATCAGCAATTAAGACTCTCATCATCACATCTCCTTCAATTCACTCGAAAGATTTCTAGGGATCGTTAGGGTAACACAGGTTCCTTCTCCAACTGTGCTATCAATGGAGAACTGAGCCTGATTATGATAGACATATTTTAATCTTTGGGCAACATTTTGAATTCCTATGCCGAGCCCAGTCGTGGATATCTTTACACCTTGTCGAATGAGTTCCAGCTTTTCCGGGGAAATTCCTACACCATTATCTTTGATTTGAATTACTAAATATTCAGGTTCGAGCCATGCTAAAATCCGAATAACTCCCTGTCCTTTACCTCGATAAACCCCATGTTTCAGTGCATTTTCCACAAGAGGTTGCAAGGTTAAGCCCGGTAAACGATAACTGAGAGCATCCTCTTCAACCTTCTCTTCCACCTGAAGGCGATCAGAAAAGCGAGCTTGTTCAATCGCTAAGTAAGATCGGATATGTTCACATTCTTCCTGAAGTGTTACAAATTTCTCGCCACTTTGTAAGTTTTTACGAAAAAAGTCCCCCAGCTGAAAAAGAAGTTGGCGTGCCTTTTCAGAATCCGTTCGACAAAACGATACGATTGTGTTAATCGCATTAAAAAGAAAATGGGGGTTAATTTGGGCCTGAAGAGCTCTGAGCTCCGCCTCAGTCACCAGTTGAGCACGCTCTTCCAACTCAGCCACCTCCAGTTGTGTAGAGAATAGCATTCCTAAACCTGCCCCGAATTCCCAATCAACCGGACTAATCTTTTGACCATGCTCTCGGTAAATCTTCAATGTTCCAATCACCCTATCCCCAACCCTTAGAGGAACAACTAAGGCAGCTGACAAAGGACAGTTCTTTTCCCTGCAGCCAATTTCCTCAGTAGTATCTGCCAGCATTAACTCACCTGATTCTAAAGCGAGCCAAGTGGCTTGGGTTTGAATGATCGTTCCACTTTTATGATGATCTGATGCTTTTCCCACATGAGCCAGAATTTTTTCGCGATCGGTTAGGGCCACTGCCGCCATATCCGTTTGATCATAGATGATTTGTGCTACACGTAAAGCCGTGTTCTCGTTTAAGCCTGCTCGCAAGATGGTCAGCGTTTGGTTAGCAATTTTTAACGCTTTTTGGGCTTCTAAGGCGCCAATTTGCTCTTCTTCTAACGCTGTCTGAACGACTCCGATAAAGATAGCAATCCCAATTCCATTGATAATAATCATAGGCAAGCCGATCACTTCTACCAAATCCCAAGCCTGCTCGAAAGGTCGTGTGAGTAACAAAATAACGAGCATCTGAAGAACTTCTGCTTCCATACCCGCCAACAAGGCTTGCTTCCAGCTCAAACGTTTACCCCCAAGTTTGCGGTGAATTAAACCCGCAAATAACCCCTCAAGGATTGTTGCGACTCCACAGGAAAACGCAGTAAACCCTCCAAGTAAAGCGCGATGTCCTCCAGCGAGCAAACCTGCCCCAATTCCCATCAAAGGGCCACCCAATAAGCCTGCAGCAACAACCCCGACGACACGTGAGTTGGCTAAGGCCCCCTTAATTTCAATTCCCGTATACGTCCCTGCAATCCCCATTGCTCCAAAAACAATAACCAGTAAAATTTTATCTCTTTTACTCGCCTTATGGCGTAACGTCTTTTTAAAAATTTTAGTTTTACTGACAAGATAAGCTAGCGTTATAATTAAACTGGTATTTAAAGCCAAACGCTCAAAGAGGAGCCAGATCATTTTAAATTTCTCCAATCTTCCAATATAGCGTATTAAACTACATTTCTACTAGTGTCGTGTATCTACTATTGAGAATACCATTTTTTCTCGATTTGACAATCTTCTTCGCTAAATTAGTTAATTAGCTATGATCTGGTCTATTCATCTGTTTATCGAACATTATTCAATTTGTATTAGATAACGTTCGAAAAACATATTGCTTTTTTTAATGGTATGGGATATAGTTGTAACGTTTGTTCTTACGAAATGTTACTTCAGATGGAGGTTGAAGAGCTTGAAAAATTATGATGTCATCATCGTTGGAGCTGGACCTGCCGGTATTTTCACGGCTTATGAACTAACGACCCAGCATCCCGATCTTTCCATTCTTCTTGTCGATAAAGGCCGTAATATCTATAAACGCTATTGCCCAATTCTTAAAAAAACGCTCTCTAAATGTCCGCCGCCAACTGACCATAAAGAGTATGCTGGCTGTGTTCCTGCTTGTTCGATTACCAATGGTTTTGGAGGAGCTGGCGCATATTCTGACGGTAAATTTAATATTACAACAGAGTTTGGTGGCTGGATGACCGAATATCTAGCCCCTTCTAAAGTACTAGACCTTATCCATTATGTTGACAAAATCAATTTACATCATGGAGCCACAGCTGAACTCACGGACCCAACGACGCCTATGGTCAAAGAAATTGAGCGTCGCGGATTAGCCGCTGGTTTAAAACTTCTCAGAGCTCAAGTGCGTCATCTCGGTACAGAACAAAATCTTGAAATTATGAAAAGCATTTATGAAGAATTAAAACCTAAAATTGATATGGTCTTCGAAACAGAAATTACGGATCTTTTAACTGTAGAAGAGGCCGGTCAGCTCCGAATAACGGGTATTCTCGATGAAGAAGGTCACGAGATTCATGCGCCTTATGTCGTTCTCGTTCCGGGCCGTGATGGTTCAGAATGGTTAACTCACGTTTTTAATAAGCACAACTTAGAAATGAACAGCAACCAGGTTGATGTTGGTGTTCGAGTCGAAACCTTAGATACCATTATGGAAGATATTAATGAAAATCTATATGAAGGAAAATTCGTTTATAGGACTTCCGTGGGGACCTCTGTCCGCAGTTTCTGCAGTAATCCCTCAGGCCATGTCGTTATCGAGAATCATAGTGGCGTCATGTTAGCCAATGGTCATGCTTTCAAGGATAAAAACTTAGGCAGCCATAATACAAACTTTGCTTTGCTGGTCTCGCATAATTTTTCATATCCCTTCAATAAGCCGAATGAGTATGCGAAGGCTATTTCGCGCCTCGCGAACGACTTATCAAATGGGAGCGTCCTCCTGCAACGGTTTGGGGATATCCTGAAGGGGCGCCGCTCGACTGAGAAGAGAATTCGTGAAGGATTCATTGAGCCAACACTTAAAGAAGCAGTACCTGGAAACTTATGTCTTGCTTTACCTTACACCACGATGAAAAGCATTATCGAGATGATCCAAGCTCTGGATCGAGTTACCCCAGGCATTGCTTCAGAGCATACCCTCCTCTATGGGGTTGAAGCAAAATTCTATTCTTCTCGACCCAAACTCACAAGCACGTTTGAAACAGAAATTTCCGGACTCTATGCGGGTGGAGATGGAGCCGGAGTCACCCGGGGACTCGCTCAAGCCAGCGCCTGCGGAGTTGCCATTGCGCGGGACATTAGCTTGAAGTTTTGAAGTTATGGAACAAATCTCAAACTGTAATAAACAAAGACTGCCCTTATTTAATTAAGAGCAGTCTCTCTTTATCTCCACTCATATTATATTAAGATCATAAAAAATCTTGCCGG from the Desulfitobacterium metallireducens DSM 15288 genome contains:
- a CDS encoding acyl-CoA dehydratase activase, with product MHTHKYFLGVDVGSVSTNIVLLGEDNVVAEAMYLRTQGRPMQTIQEGLKTLREKIGNSAQIIGVGTTGSARQLAATLLGADVVKNEITAHAVAASREYPEVKTILEIGGQDSKIIILRDGIVVDFAMNTVCAAGTGSFLDQQAARLGIPIEDFGPIAIRAEHPVRIAGRCSVFAESDMIHKQQLGHPLPDILAGLCQAMVRNYLNNVGKNKEILGPILFQGGVAANPGIRQAFERELGQKVIVPNHFAVMGALGAAYLAQEKIAQKKNHMSKFRGLQLTDTCFEARSFDCKGCANHCEVVEIRQEKQILARWGDRCGKWSATVTEVQDDRTGEKTVAVTS
- a CDS encoding acyl-CoA dehydratase activase-related protein, translating into MKLGYPRALTYYDYYPFWAGFLRELDIELVSTPQTNRDIMEIGLKKAPAETCLPIKILVGHLNALSDVDAVFLPRLVSMEKNTYLCPKVLGLPESVLGVIPAGLEVLSVDINRQAGVHSVLKNLIQWGKCLGKSKHQIQHAFAEGERWLQTYHEMRRQGWSFEESMECFENIAESEKLNNLGLTADPPLGPNRNQKWPEMQNNSGEAAEEEHRPTIALLGHSYLTYETYANLDLLSKLAEKANLRVVENVPLAVTQAKQKLLRKSIFWSHAQKIYGAGESYLEDPEVDGIIYLSCFGCGTDSVTNDLLARRARAEQKPYLVVTLDEHTGEAGLITRLEAFLDMLERRNRHEGHLPTHGECLDYHSSSI
- a CDS encoding spore germination protein, whose amino-acid sequence is MNKELGVPDSFDIVLREMSIGGKKVAIYSVNGMVNTQVVSLILEALIDLERADLVVNALSKLVKGRIVNLQVSEVETMDKIFYFLLSGPMVILVEGQEKAIIVDVRTFPARAPQEPDIEKVTRGSRDGFVETMVFNTALIRRRMRDPKLRMKLVQVGTRSKTDVCVAYIEDVTNLELVRKITEELQGIQVDGIPMAEKSVEEFILGSKFWNPYPRVRYTERPDVATTHLLEGHVIIIVDTSPSVIIAPVTYWHHLQHAEEYRQEPIVGAYLRFVRYIGIFVSVFLLPLWLAGALNPDVLPEWLKWIGVSQPGKVGLLPQILIAEFGVDLMRMAAIHTPSPLSTALGLVATFMLGDIAIKVGLFTPEIVMYIAIVSVGTFATPSYELAQANRLARLFLVIMTFIGNFIGFGIGIIAVFILLLRTKSFGVPYLWPVIPFDGKAVGKALFRSPVTLQNTRPSILKPQDESRQPQKTKK
- the spoVAE gene encoding stage V sporulation protein AE, producing the protein MFEQIIPAFIVGGLICVIGQLLMDLTKPAFTPAHVLVTFVTGGAILGALGVYGPLVKFAGAGASVPLSGFGYLLSKGAMEAVDKRGLMGAFSGGVEAAAIGIASAVLFGYLVSITFNPKG
- the spoVAD gene encoding stage V sporulation protein AD, whose product is MNLKRIGNQTVVFANPPVILSSYSVVGPKEGQGPLSKTFSKVMQDNLNGNKSWEVAESKMLEEALQGAVKQSKVKTEELDYMLAGDLLNQIISANFAARTMGFPFIGIYGACSTMALSMAVGSMLIDGQFARNVLVGVSSHHDTAERQYRSPTEQGSQRAMSAQWTVTGAGSVVLSQSGTGPRITAATIGRVLDYGEKDVNNMGAAMAPAVADTILNHMKDLNRTPGDYDLIVSGDLGQVGLHLAKEVLKRSGMETANQFNDCGVMIYDSSQDVHAGGSGCACSAVVFAGEIMQKLISKQYQRVLLVGSGSLHSPTSALQGESIPGVGHAVVIEA
- the spoVAC gene encoding stage V sporulation protein AC gives rise to the protein MPGEKLRPPNVNITQQEYQNLTKSMTPKPTVMRNSLRAFLVGGLICTNGQLIINLLVLTGLERTEASAAATAILILLGALLTGLGIYDEIGKFAGAGSIVPVTGFSNSVVAPALEFKREGYVMGVGARLFTVAGPVLVYGITTSIVVGIIYYLVRF
- a CDS encoding STAS domain-containing protein, whose amino-acid sequence is MLMDKKIERQTLTLCLAGELDMRTSENLRQAIDTEIDRRGIRIVILDLHDVTFVDSSGLGVILGRYKKLLPLGGKILIKHVPPHIYKIMELSGLPKIIPFESESSDVGRTGNVQ